The following proteins are encoded in a genomic region of Rhizobium sp. ZPR4:
- the ugpC gene encoding sn-glycerol-3-phosphate ABC transporter ATP-binding protein UgpC — protein MATVTIDKARKAYGAVEVLHGVSVDIADGEFVVLVGPSGCGKSTLLRMIAGLEDITGGTIGIGGRVVNNLPPKERDISMVFQNYALYPHMTVAENMAFSLTLAGASKDEKQKRVAHAAQILGLTDLLGRYPRQLSGGQRQRVAMGRSIVRNPQVFLFDEPLSNLDAKLRVAMRAEIKSLHRRLATTTIYVTHDQVEAMTMADRIVVMNGGHIEQIGRPLELYDNPQSTFVAAFIGSPAMNLLNGRFDSNGGRSVFKTNDGILLPLPDAAPKLVGVEGVYGIRPEYFALSPANVGIPARVVVVEPLGSETHVTATVGEQTIVTVFHDRLDIEPEETIWLQPRTERICLFDASGHRLANQAVERNLQHS, from the coding sequence ATGGCGACAGTCACCATAGACAAGGCTCGCAAAGCCTACGGTGCCGTGGAAGTTCTCCACGGCGTCTCGGTCGACATCGCCGACGGCGAATTCGTCGTCCTCGTAGGGCCGTCGGGCTGCGGCAAGTCGACCCTGCTCAGAATGATCGCGGGCCTTGAAGATATCACCGGCGGCACGATCGGCATCGGCGGACGCGTCGTCAATAATCTGCCGCCCAAGGAACGCGACATCTCCATGGTCTTTCAGAATTATGCGCTCTATCCGCATATGACGGTTGCCGAAAACATGGCCTTTTCGCTGACACTTGCCGGCGCCTCGAAGGACGAGAAGCAGAAGCGCGTGGCGCATGCCGCGCAGATTCTCGGCCTCACCGATCTCCTCGGACGTTATCCCCGCCAGCTCTCCGGCGGCCAGCGCCAGCGCGTCGCCATGGGCCGCTCGATCGTCCGCAATCCACAGGTCTTCCTCTTCGACGAGCCGCTGTCGAACCTCGATGCGAAACTCCGCGTCGCCATGCGCGCCGAGATCAAAAGCCTGCACCGGCGCCTTGCAACGACCACCATCTACGTCACCCACGACCAGGTCGAGGCGATGACGATGGCGGACCGCATCGTCGTCATGAATGGCGGCCATATCGAGCAGATCGGCCGGCCGCTCGAACTCTACGATAATCCGCAGAGCACCTTCGTCGCCGCCTTCATCGGCTCTCCGGCGATGAACCTGCTGAATGGACGCTTTGACAGTAACGGCGGCCGGTCGGTCTTCAAGACGAATGACGGCATCCTATTGCCTCTGCCCGACGCCGCGCCAAAACTCGTCGGCGTGGAGGGTGTTTACGGTATCAGGCCGGAATACTTCGCCTTGTCACCGGCAAATGTCGGCATTCCGGCGCGCGTGGTGGTGGTCGAGCCCCTCGGCTCGGAAACCCATGTCACCGCGACCGTGGGTGAACAGACGATCGTCACCGTCTTCCACGACCGGCTCGATATAGAGCCGGAAGAGACGATCTGGCTGCAGCCACGGACGGAGCGTATCTGCCTGTTCGATGCTAGCGGGCACCGGCTGGCGAACCAGGCCGTCGAGCGAAACCTGCAGCATTCGTGA
- a CDS encoding GntR family transcriptional regulator, producing the protein MPAACESDGGDRGEFEREKIDSAMMKKEKQPRSLSEEAYDRLESMIVSTELLPGARYTIQQLQQQSGLGRTPVHDAVKRLSANQLIHVSPRSGLHIAPVNLSQERTLLPLRTEMEAIACGLASERATPQDHKILRTFITDLEASKADLSLERFNVTDRLLNRAILTASGEPLLANTLIPLQTLYRRTGWIYHTYLGPGAPMETTVESHISLLRFIVSGDRARTEKFVREMMEDLGNMLLKVRQSIDPATLDVSLADMAVRTGVAGPID; encoded by the coding sequence ATGCCGGCTGCTTGTGAATCGGATGGCGGAGACAGAGGTGAATTCGAGCGGGAAAAGATCGACAGCGCGATGATGAAGAAGGAAAAGCAGCCTCGAAGCCTGTCGGAGGAGGCCTATGATCGCCTGGAAAGCATGATCGTTTCCACCGAGCTTTTGCCGGGCGCGCGCTACACGATCCAGCAGCTACAGCAGCAATCCGGTCTTGGCCGCACGCCGGTGCACGACGCGGTCAAGCGTCTCTCGGCCAACCAACTCATTCATGTCAGTCCGCGCTCGGGCCTGCATATCGCGCCCGTCAATCTGTCGCAGGAGCGAACGTTGCTTCCCTTGCGTACGGAAATGGAAGCGATCGCCTGCGGTCTGGCGAGCGAGCGTGCGACCCCGCAGGATCACAAGATCCTCCGAACCTTCATCACCGATCTCGAAGCTTCCAAAGCGGATCTCAGCCTCGAGCGGTTCAACGTCACCGATAGGCTATTGAACAGGGCGATCCTCACGGCGTCCGGTGAGCCGCTTTTGGCAAACACCCTCATCCCGCTGCAGACGCTCTATCGCCGCACCGGCTGGATATACCATACCTATCTCGGCCCCGGCGCTCCGATGGAGACGACGGTCGAAAGCCATATATCGCTGTTGCGCTTCATTGTTTCGGGAGACCGCGCCCGTACGGAGAAATTCGTTCGCGAGATGATGGAGGATCTCGGGAATATGCTGTTGAAGGTGCGCCAGTCGATCGATCCGGCAACGCTCGACGTCAGCCTTGCCGATATGGCCGTGAGAACTGGTGTGGCAGGCCCGATCGATTGA
- a CDS encoding MFS transporter, translating to MTIEHASTVSAMRRPSTNRRWWIGALLALGVLVNYFDRVNLTVASPLIQDDFHIGPAEMGILFSAFGWTYGFLQIPVGMLLDRFGVMRVMRWSTFSWGIASVITAFSTGMQTLFLSRMLLGVAETPGFPANSKATGYWFPRHERGLATALFDAAAKFSNVIAIPLVAFLMLHFGWRGGFVATAIISFVFFAMFWLFYRDPSADKNLSNEERAYIKAGGAAQEGEASANAVGMLGYLLRNRKVWGLSIGFAAYGYAFALFIFWLPNYLVSEMHMDILKSASFTTIPWIFATISDLLIGGWLIDHLIRKGHDESRVRKTIIVFGMLMGLAVVGAGLTADPYWAILWITISLSGLAAAAPAGWSIPALIAPKGGAATVGGIMNFLNSVTGIAAPIITGFIVGATQSFSRAFLLAGAMLAIGIVSYVFILGRIEPIADPKA from the coding sequence ATGACAATCGAACACGCATCAACGGTCAGCGCTATGCGCCGGCCATCCACGAACAGACGCTGGTGGATCGGCGCACTTCTCGCGCTCGGCGTCCTCGTCAATTATTTCGACCGGGTGAACCTGACGGTCGCCTCGCCGCTCATTCAGGACGATTTTCACATCGGCCCGGCAGAGATGGGCATCCTGTTCAGCGCCTTCGGCTGGACCTACGGTTTTCTGCAAATTCCCGTGGGCATGCTGCTCGACCGCTTCGGCGTGATGCGCGTCATGCGTTGGAGCACCTTCTCCTGGGGCATTGCGTCGGTCATCACCGCTTTCTCGACCGGTATGCAGACGCTCTTTCTGTCCCGCATGCTTCTCGGCGTCGCGGAAACTCCGGGCTTTCCCGCTAATTCGAAGGCAACCGGCTACTGGTTTCCACGCCATGAGCGGGGGCTGGCGACCGCGCTCTTCGATGCGGCTGCAAAATTCTCCAACGTCATCGCCATTCCACTGGTCGCCTTCCTGATGCTGCATTTCGGCTGGCGCGGCGGCTTCGTGGCGACAGCGATCATCAGCTTCGTCTTCTTCGCGATGTTCTGGCTGTTCTATCGCGACCCCAGCGCCGACAAGAATCTCTCGAACGAGGAACGGGCCTACATTAAGGCCGGCGGCGCTGCCCAGGAAGGCGAAGCCTCGGCCAATGCCGTCGGCATGCTTGGTTATCTCCTGCGCAATCGCAAGGTCTGGGGCCTTTCCATCGGCTTTGCCGCCTATGGCTATGCCTTCGCCCTCTTCATCTTCTGGCTGCCGAATTATCTGGTCTCAGAGATGCACATGGACATCCTGAAATCGGCAAGCTTCACGACGATCCCCTGGATCTTCGCGACGATCTCGGATCTCTTGATCGGCGGTTGGCTGATCGACCACCTCATCCGCAAGGGGCATGACGAATCCCGCGTGCGCAAGACGATCATCGTCTTCGGCATGCTGATGGGCCTAGCCGTCGTCGGCGCAGGGCTCACCGCCGATCCCTATTGGGCGATCCTCTGGATCACCATTTCGCTGAGCGGCCTTGCCGCTGCAGCACCGGCCGGATGGTCGATCCCTGCACTGATCGCGCCGAAGGGTGGCGCGGCGACGGTCGGCGGCATCATGAATTTCCTCAACAGTGTTACCGGCATTGCCGCTCCGATCATCACCGGCTTCATCGTCGGCGCCACGCAGTCCTTCAGCCGCGCCTTCCTTCTGGCCGGCGCGATGCTGGCGATCGGCATCGTCTCGTATGTCTTCATCCTCGGTCGCATCGAGCCGATCGCCGATCCGAAGGCCTGA
- the manD gene encoding D-mannonate dehydratase ManD — MKITNAKVIVCSPGRNFVTLKIETDEGIYGIGDATVNGRELAVASYLQDHLVPCLIGRDASQIEDIWQYFYKGAYWRRGPITMAAIAAVDVALWDIKAKAANMPLYQLLGGASRTHMLTYTHANGETIEETADKVAAFKEQGWKAIRVQSAVPGLPVTYGVEKVGSLAQAEDKPRETLWDTPTYLRFLPKLLDHLRDRFGYELHLLHDVHHRLTPQEAAGLAKEVERHRLFWLEDAVPAENQESFRLIRQHSTTPLALGEVFNSIHDCRQLIQEQLIDYIRTTPLHAGGITHVRRIADLAGLYHIRTACHGAADMSPITMGAALHFDRWVPNFGIQEYAFHPDEAKNVFPHEWHLKDGHLYSGEKPGHGVDIDEKAAEKYPYRQAYLDVARLSDGTMWSW, encoded by the coding sequence ATGAAAATCACCAATGCGAAGGTCATCGTCTGCTCGCCCGGACGCAACTTCGTCACGCTCAAGATCGAGACTGACGAAGGGATTTATGGCATCGGCGACGCCACGGTGAACGGCCGCGAACTGGCCGTCGCCTCGTACCTGCAGGATCACCTCGTTCCCTGCCTGATCGGCCGCGACGCATCGCAGATCGAGGATATCTGGCAGTATTTCTACAAGGGCGCCTATTGGCGTCGCGGCCCGATCACCATGGCGGCGATCGCCGCCGTGGACGTGGCCCTATGGGACATCAAGGCCAAGGCAGCCAACATGCCGCTTTATCAGCTGCTTGGCGGCGCCAGCCGCACCCACATGCTGACCTATACCCATGCCAACGGCGAGACGATCGAGGAGACGGCTGACAAGGTTGCCGCCTTCAAGGAGCAAGGCTGGAAGGCGATCCGAGTTCAGAGCGCCGTTCCCGGCTTGCCCGTCACCTACGGTGTCGAAAAGGTCGGCTCGCTGGCGCAGGCGGAAGACAAGCCGCGGGAAACGCTCTGGGATACGCCGACTTATCTGCGTTTTCTGCCAAAGCTCCTCGATCATCTGCGCGATCGCTTCGGCTATGAGCTCCATCTTCTCCATGACGTCCACCACCGCCTGACGCCGCAGGAAGCGGCAGGGCTTGCGAAGGAAGTAGAGCGCCACAGGCTCTTCTGGCTCGAGGACGCCGTTCCAGCCGAAAACCAGGAATCCTTCCGCCTCATCCGCCAGCATTCGACCACGCCGCTGGCGCTCGGCGAGGTCTTCAACTCGATCCATGATTGCCGCCAGCTCATTCAGGAGCAGCTGATCGACTATATCCGCACCACGCCCCTGCATGCCGGCGGCATTACGCATGTGCGGCGCATCGCCGATCTTGCCGGCCTCTATCATATCCGCACCGCCTGCCATGGTGCGGCCGACATGTCGCCGATCACCATGGGCGCAGCACTGCATTTCGACCGATGGGTGCCGAATTTCGGCATTCAGGAATATGCCTTCCATCCCGACGAAGCAAAGAACGTCTTCCCGCACGAATGGCATCTGAAGGACGGCCACCTCTATAGCGGCGAAAAGCCAGGCCATGGCGTCGACATCGACGAGAAGGCCGCCGAGAAATACCCCTATCGGCAAGCCTATCTCGATGTCGCGCGGCTTTCCGACGGAACCATGTGGAGCTGGTGA